A window of Sphingobium herbicidovorans contains these coding sequences:
- a CDS encoding transglutaminase family protein, which produces MKLLVRHQTMYRYAATAGRVAMRLKLMPTDTRAQKVLEWQVSVNGEPVDGFRANSFGEMEAVWIRHDKLDNAVIVAEGLVETCDTNGVLGWTGGGVPPAYFLRETRLTRMSEAIRNMALALPDGDGPLARLHSLSAAVSDAVAYRSGVTNSGTTAAEAFALGAGVCQDHAQIFIAGARAMGIAARYVTGYLLAEGGVALHETHAWVEALVPDLGWVGFDPSNRVCVTERYLRLASGLDANAAAPIRGSVTVAGDIWIDADVRIAQAEEGVEERQLQRQQQQSLQPSIPQG; this is translated from the coding sequence GTGAAATTGCTGGTCCGCCACCAGACCATGTATCGCTATGCAGCGACGGCTGGCCGTGTGGCGATGCGACTGAAGCTCATGCCTACTGACACGCGCGCGCAAAAGGTGCTGGAATGGCAGGTGAGCGTGAATGGCGAGCCGGTGGATGGCTTTCGCGCCAACAGCTTTGGCGAGATGGAAGCGGTCTGGATCCGCCACGATAAGCTGGACAATGCGGTCATCGTCGCTGAGGGGCTGGTAGAGACCTGCGATACCAACGGCGTGCTGGGGTGGACAGGCGGGGGCGTGCCGCCTGCCTATTTTCTCCGCGAAACGCGCCTGACCCGCATGTCGGAAGCGATCCGAAACATGGCCCTGGCCTTGCCCGATGGAGACGGCCCGCTGGCGCGCCTCCATTCCCTCTCGGCGGCGGTCAGCGATGCGGTGGCCTATCGCAGCGGCGTCACGAATTCGGGCACCACGGCTGCGGAAGCTTTCGCACTGGGGGCGGGCGTGTGCCAGGATCACGCGCAGATATTCATCGCGGGAGCGCGCGCGATGGGCATAGCGGCGCGGTACGTCACGGGCTACCTACTGGCGGAGGGCGGCGTAGCATTGCATGAAACCCATGCGTGGGTTGAAGCATTGGTGCCTGATCTGGGCTGGGTCGGGTTCGACCCGTCGAACCGGGTGTGCGTGACCGAACGATACCTGCGGCTGGCATCGGGACTGGACGCCAATGCCGCTGCACCAATCCGCGGGTCGGTGACTGTGGCAGGCGATATCTGGATTGACGCGGACGTTCGGATCGCGCAGGCGGAGGAAGGGGTGGAAGAAAGGCAGCTGCAAAGGCAGCAGCAACAAAGCCTTCAGCCATCCATCCCGCAGGGTTGA
- a CDS encoding site-specific integrase encodes MTDRTPPTLPTLVQRFFLDHLGEQRAVSAQTVAAYRDTLRLLLNYAAVALHRTPSAITLPDLDAPLLLAFLDHLEKDRGNSVRSRNARLAAIRTFLKYASHHDLASLATIERALAIPFKRFDRSMVGFLSRPEISAILDAPDRLSWAGHRDRALFSMMYNTGARVSEMIGMRCRDVVLEGQPAVHLRGKGRKERSVPLWRLTAALIRSWRRQIGDPSGDSFLFPNRSGGRMTRSNLTQRLNLAVVTAGRKNPSLLDRPITPHTVRHTTAMHLLQSGVDITVIALWLGHEDTATTHMYVEADLAMKEQALMKLQPSAAAPGRFRASDNLMSFLQSL; translated from the coding sequence ATGACTGACCGTACCCCTCCAACATTGCCGACGCTCGTCCAGCGCTTCTTTCTGGATCATCTCGGTGAGCAGCGCGCGGTCAGCGCTCAGACCGTAGCGGCATATCGGGATACCTTGCGCCTGCTCCTCAACTACGCGGCCGTGGCACTCCATCGAACGCCCAGCGCTATCACGTTGCCCGATCTCGACGCGCCGTTGTTGCTCGCCTTTCTCGACCATCTCGAGAAGGATCGAGGCAACAGCGTTCGAAGCCGCAACGCACGTCTCGCCGCGATCAGGACGTTCCTTAAATATGCATCGCATCACGACCTTGCGTCGCTAGCAACGATAGAACGGGCGCTGGCAATCCCCTTCAAGCGATTTGATCGATCAATGGTCGGGTTTTTGTCACGGCCCGAGATCAGCGCCATTCTCGACGCACCTGACCGGCTTAGCTGGGCTGGACACCGCGACCGCGCCTTGTTCAGCATGATGTACAACACGGGCGCCCGCGTTTCCGAGATGATCGGCATGCGGTGCCGGGACGTTGTGCTTGAAGGTCAGCCCGCCGTGCATCTGCGTGGCAAGGGCCGCAAAGAACGCAGCGTGCCGCTCTGGCGTCTGACTGCCGCGCTCATCAGGTCCTGGCGCCGCCAGATCGGCGATCCCTCTGGGGATAGTTTCCTGTTTCCGAACCGAAGCGGCGGCCGCATGACCCGCTCGAACCTCACTCAGCGCTTGAACCTTGCCGTTGTGACCGCAGGTCGCAAGAATCCAAGTCTCCTTGACCGCCCGATCACACCCCATACGGTTCGGCACACAACAGCGATGCACCTGCTTCAATCGGGCGTCGATATCACCGTCATCGCCCTGTGGCTCGGTCATGAAGATACGGCCACGACGCATATGTACGTCGAAGCCGATCTCGCGATGAAGGAACAGGCTCTGATGAAGCTGCAACCAAGCGCCGCCGCGCCGGGCCGCTTCCGAGCCTCGGACAATCTGATGAGCTTCCTGCAGTCGCTGTGA
- a CDS encoding acyl-CoA ligase (AMP-forming), exosortase A system-associated, whose amino-acid sequence MELSGATLIDGEEVRPIDHLLLRGDPARPALDGRSGSQNYAELEETLGRLAKWLAGFGLERGARVASWIAKGPVAALMPLAAPRAGLVHVPVNPLLKHAQVAHILADSGAQLLIGTVGRLDTLAPADVPVECRLLREDDAACAMSGGGAMPPSTAGPDDLAAILYTSGSTGRPKGVMLSHANLWLGAAAVANYLKLTADDRTLCVLPFSFDYGQNQLFSSWYAGGCVYPLDYLTPRDVMKSVDRRDITTLAGVPPLWIQLTELNWQAEVAGKLKRLTNSGGALTRPLVTKLRSLFPEADVYPMYGLTEAFRSTYLPPEQVDSHPDSMGSAIPHAEILVVRPDGSLTDDDETGELVHCGPLVAQGYWRDPARTAERFRPAPPASRYGGVAVWSGDSVRRDADGLLYFVGRDDAMIKSSGNRISPSEIEEAAVAVPGVAEAVALGVKDERLGQAVLLLIRSDDAGSEAAVVAKLKTELPNFMQPRRIVRLADFPRTPNGKIDRVALAKEYDR is encoded by the coding sequence ATGGAGTTAAGCGGTGCAACCCTGATCGACGGAGAGGAAGTGCGGCCGATCGACCATCTGCTGCTGCGAGGGGATCCTGCGCGCCCGGCGCTTGATGGGCGGTCGGGATCGCAAAATTATGCGGAGCTGGAGGAAACGCTCGGGCGGCTAGCCAAATGGCTGGCGGGTTTCGGCCTGGAAAGGGGCGCCCGAGTCGCGAGTTGGATCGCCAAAGGCCCCGTCGCTGCGTTGATGCCGCTCGCCGCGCCGCGTGCCGGGCTGGTGCATGTGCCGGTCAATCCATTGCTCAAGCATGCGCAGGTGGCGCACATATTGGCCGACAGCGGTGCGCAACTCTTGATAGGGACGGTGGGCCGCCTCGACACTCTGGCGCCTGCGGATGTGCCAGTGGAATGCCGCCTGTTGCGGGAGGATGACGCAGCTTGCGCCATGAGCGGCGGAGGCGCCATGCCGCCTTCGACGGCTGGGCCGGACGATCTGGCGGCGATACTATATACCAGCGGATCTACGGGCCGTCCCAAGGGCGTGATGTTGAGCCACGCGAATCTGTGGCTCGGCGCGGCGGCCGTGGCGAACTATTTGAAGCTGACAGCTGATGACAGGACATTATGCGTGCTGCCTTTCAGCTTCGATTACGGTCAGAATCAGCTGTTTTCCAGCTGGTACGCCGGCGGGTGCGTATATCCGCTCGACTATCTGACGCCGCGTGACGTCATGAAATCGGTGGACCGTCGCGACATAACGACGTTGGCGGGCGTACCGCCGCTTTGGATACAACTGACCGAATTGAACTGGCAGGCAGAAGTCGCCGGCAAACTGAAGCGCCTGACTAACAGTGGGGGCGCGCTTACCCGGCCCCTGGTCACGAAACTACGCAGCCTTTTTCCAGAGGCTGACGTCTATCCCATGTATGGACTGACGGAGGCGTTTCGTTCGACCTACCTGCCGCCGGAACAAGTGGATAGCCATCCAGATTCCATGGGTTCGGCGATACCGCATGCGGAGATATTGGTCGTTCGCCCGGATGGAAGCCTGACCGATGATGATGAGACCGGCGAGTTGGTGCATTGTGGGCCGTTGGTTGCGCAGGGCTATTGGCGCGATCCTGCGCGGACTGCGGAGCGATTCAGGCCAGCACCCCCGGCGTCCCGCTACGGCGGCGTGGCAGTGTGGTCGGGCGACAGCGTGCGGCGCGATGCGGATGGCCTGCTTTATTTCGTCGGCCGCGACGATGCGATGATCAAATCCTCAGGCAACCGCATCAGTCCTTCCGAAATTGAGGAAGCGGCGGTGGCCGTGCCCGGCGTGGCTGAGGCGGTTGCGCTGGGGGTAAAGGATGAAAGGCTGGGGCAGGCGGTGCTGTTGCTGATCCGATCGGACGATGCAGGGTCGGAAGCCGCCGTTGTAGCCAAGCTGAAGACCGAGCTGCCAAATTTCATGCAGCCACGCAGGATAGTCAGGCTGGCGGATTTTCCGCGGACACCCAATGGCAAGATTGATCGCGTGGCGCTTGCCAAGGAATATGACCGATGA
- the tnpB gene encoding IS66 family insertion sequence element accessory protein TnpB (TnpB, as the term is used for proteins encoded by IS66 family insertion elements, is considered an accessory protein, since TnpC, encoded by a neighboring gene, is a DDE family transposase.) encodes MIGPGVGARVMVATRPVDFRKGPDALAALVSAQYGGDAFSGVIYVFRAKRADRIKLIWWDGTGLCLMAKRLEQGGFKWPGIQDGVMRLSAAQLGALLEGLDWRRVHGGRRPQAPQIAG; translated from the coding sequence ATGATTGGACCGGGAGTTGGCGCCCGCGTCATGGTGGCGACGCGTCCGGTGGATTTTCGCAAAGGGCCGGACGCTTTGGCCGCTTTGGTGAGCGCGCAATATGGCGGCGATGCATTTTCCGGTGTGATCTACGTCTTTCGCGCCAAGCGTGCCGACAGGATCAAGCTGATCTGGTGGGATGGGACCGGCCTGTGCCTGATGGCGAAGCGTCTTGAGCAAGGCGGCTTCAAGTGGCCCGGCATCCAGGACGGCGTGATGCGTCTTTCTGCCGCCCAGTTGGGTGCGCTTCTGGAGGGATTGGACTGGCGCCGGGTTCATGGCGGCCGTCGACCGCAGGCCCCGCAGATTGCCGGTTGA
- the trxB gene encoding thioredoxin-disulfide reductase, giving the protein MTATHSTRMLILGSGPAGLSAAIYGARAGLAPIVVQGMQPGGQLTITTDVENYPGFRDVIQGPWLMEQMQAQAEHVGAKMMYDQIVDVDLSDRPFRLKGDSGTVYYADSLVIATGAQAKWLGAEGEQLLQGKGVSACATCDGFFYRGKKVVVIGGGNTAVEEALYLTNHSHDVTLIHRRDSLRAEKILQQRLFAHPNIKVLWNQKIDRFVGGGNPEGLVGVDLIDTVTGKASHIETDGAFVAIGHLPATELFVGKLPMDEGYLLVEPGTTRTSIPGVFAAGDVSDKIYRQAVTAAGMGCMAALDVEKFLAEADFEAMAAE; this is encoded by the coding sequence ATGACCGCTACCCATTCCACTCGCATGCTGATCCTCGGTTCGGGTCCAGCGGGTCTTTCCGCCGCCATTTACGGCGCGCGCGCGGGCCTGGCGCCGATCGTCGTTCAGGGCATGCAGCCGGGCGGGCAGCTGACTATCACCACGGACGTGGAAAATTATCCGGGCTTTCGCGATGTCATCCAAGGCCCGTGGCTGATGGAGCAGATGCAGGCGCAGGCCGAACATGTCGGCGCCAAGATGATGTATGACCAGATCGTCGACGTCGATCTTTCCGATCGTCCGTTCCGCCTGAAGGGCGATAGCGGCACCGTCTATTATGCCGACAGCCTGGTGATCGCGACGGGCGCGCAGGCGAAATGGCTGGGCGCGGAAGGCGAGCAGTTGTTGCAGGGCAAGGGCGTTTCCGCCTGCGCAACCTGCGACGGGTTCTTCTATCGCGGCAAGAAGGTTGTCGTGATCGGCGGCGGCAATACGGCGGTTGAAGAGGCGCTCTATCTCACCAACCACAGCCATGACGTAACGCTGATCCACCGGCGCGATTCGCTGCGTGCGGAGAAGATCCTGCAGCAGCGGCTGTTCGCGCATCCAAATATCAAGGTGCTGTGGAACCAGAAGATCGATCGCTTCGTAGGCGGCGGCAACCCGGAAGGGCTGGTCGGCGTGGACCTGATCGATACGGTCACGGGCAAGGCGTCCCATATTGAGACAGATGGCGCGTTCGTCGCGATCGGGCATCTGCCTGCGACCGAATTGTTCGTTGGCAAGCTGCCCATGGACGAAGGCTATCTGTTGGTCGAGCCGGGGACGACGCGCACCTCCATTCCGGGCGTCTTCGCAGCGGGCGATGTGAGCGACAAGATATATCGTCAGGCTGTGACGGCCGCGGGCATGGGCTGCATGGCGGCGCTGGATGTCGAGAAGTTTCTTGCCGAGGCGGATTTTGAGGCGATGGCCGCGGAATAG
- a CDS encoding GNAT family N-acetyltransferase, translating into MLVTREYSTVADARMALSGRMDRASTSSLFDRIDWFESLHGHCFARQPVRILQVIEGATEAWLFLLSPSSERQTALANWYSFSWSPVYLGDPDAQTRCRLTEVLAANLIKTCRHIDLYPVAECSGMLLDAFRRSGWFGVRRSMGGRHLLALNGRDFAAYWAGRPGRLRNQVQRKARTSRFTIDIHHDLTDALWKDYVAVHASSWKQPEPGLSFLREMAAREGEAGTLRLGFARLNGQAVATQLWTVENGTALIHKLAHDRAFDGGSPGTLLSHAMFAHAIDSDHVQLIDYGTGDNSYKAEWMEQRQTLYRLDFFNPRFASTWIPAARTAISALVG; encoded by the coding sequence TTGCTGGTCACAAGGGAATATAGCACGGTCGCCGATGCCCGAATGGCTCTCTCGGGAAGGATGGACCGCGCCTCGACATCGTCCCTCTTCGACCGCATCGACTGGTTCGAATCGCTCCACGGCCACTGCTTCGCGCGTCAGCCTGTCCGCATCCTACAGGTGATTGAAGGCGCCACGGAGGCGTGGCTGTTTCTTCTTTCACCTTCGTCAGAACGGCAGACAGCGCTCGCCAATTGGTACAGCTTTTCCTGGTCTCCGGTCTATCTTGGCGACCCAGACGCGCAGACCCGGTGCAGGCTAACGGAAGTCCTGGCCGCCAACCTTATCAAGACATGTCGTCATATCGATCTCTATCCGGTGGCCGAATGCTCAGGCATGTTGCTCGACGCGTTCCGGCGCAGCGGCTGGTTCGGGGTGCGGCGGTCCATGGGCGGACGCCATTTGCTCGCTCTCAATGGCCGTGATTTTGCCGCATATTGGGCAGGTCGTCCCGGACGGCTGCGCAATCAGGTACAGCGCAAGGCGCGTACCAGCCGCTTCACCATCGACATTCACCACGACCTCACGGACGCGCTCTGGAAGGATTATGTCGCGGTTCATGCCAGCAGTTGGAAGCAACCCGAGCCGGGCCTGTCTTTCCTGCGCGAAATGGCCGCCCGCGAAGGTGAAGCGGGAACGCTGCGGCTTGGCTTCGCGCGGCTGAATGGACAAGCGGTTGCGACCCAGCTCTGGACAGTCGAAAATGGCACAGCCTTAATTCACAAGCTGGCGCATGACCGCGCCTTCGATGGCGGCTCGCCCGGCACGCTGCTGAGCCACGCGATGTTCGCCCACGCCATAGACAGCGACCACGTCCAACTCATCGATTATGGGACCGGCGATAACAGCTACAAGGCTGAGTGGATGGAGCAGCGCCAGACCCTGTACCGGCTCGACTTCTTCAATCCCCGATTCGCGTCCACATGGATTCCCGCCGCAAGAACCGCCATTTCCGCCCTTGTGGGTTAA
- a CDS encoding alpha-E domain-containing protein: MLSRTAENLFWMARYMERAEATARLLTMGQRMAILPGAHHRDEWRSVVRATGNGGSFPEGVQVTESDAVSYLMLDPDNASSIRSCLLKARANAKSARTMLTQDMWEALNEGWRKLDSYDVGEARQQLPALIDWVKTRVMTFRGAAHSGQLRNEGHDFLRAGSALERAQMTLRLLDVKYYVLLPETEVIGGNRDHYQWTSVLYALSGARAYHHVYGGTYTPWQITDFLMLNRLFPRSVAYCYDQLAYRLNRLAGWHNSRGTCHETVLQMVAHLEQLDSGEIFRVGLHETVQSGLRMTNKLGAEIAQTYHFG; encoded by the coding sequence ATGCTGAGCCGGACCGCTGAGAATCTGTTCTGGATGGCGCGCTACATGGAGCGGGCCGAGGCGACGGCCCGCCTGCTGACCATGGGGCAGCGCATGGCGATACTGCCCGGTGCGCACCATCGGGATGAGTGGCGATCCGTGGTGCGGGCGACGGGCAACGGCGGCAGCTTCCCCGAAGGCGTGCAGGTGACGGAAAGCGACGCTGTTTCCTACCTGATGCTGGACCCTGATAATGCCAGTTCGATCCGGTCCTGTTTGCTGAAGGCACGCGCAAACGCGAAGTCGGCCCGCACCATGCTGACCCAGGATATGTGGGAGGCATTGAATGAGGGCTGGCGCAAGCTGGACAGCTATGACGTGGGAGAGGCGCGGCAGCAGCTTCCTGCGCTGATCGACTGGGTGAAGACCCGTGTCATGACCTTTCGCGGGGCGGCGCATTCCGGGCAGTTGCGCAATGAAGGCCACGACTTTCTACGCGCCGGGTCGGCGCTGGAGCGGGCGCAGATGACGCTGCGACTGCTGGACGTCAAATATTATGTGCTGCTGCCCGAGACCGAGGTGATCGGGGGCAATCGGGATCATTATCAGTGGACGTCGGTGCTGTATGCGTTGTCGGGAGCGCGGGCCTATCATCATGTATATGGTGGCACCTACACGCCTTGGCAGATCACCGACTTCCTGATGCTGAACCGTCTTTTTCCCCGCAGCGTCGCCTATTGCTACGATCAGCTCGCCTATCGCCTGAATCGCTTGGCCGGGTGGCACAACAGCCGCGGGACCTGCCACGAAACGGTGCTCCAGATGGTCGCCCATCTGGAGCAGCTCGACAGCGGCGAGATTTTCCGTGTGGGTCTCCATGAAACCGTGCAGAGCGGATTGCGGATGACGAACAAGCTGGGCGCGGAGATCGCCCAAACCTACCATTTCGGCTGA
- a CDS encoding peptidase, with the protein MTYCVAVRVDRGLVMLSDTRTNAGMDNIARFRKSFTYSVPGERAMVLMCSGNLSITQGVKTKLGRAIKDSQFDPEVESILNCATMHRAAQLVGDAMCEMQHHYRSTIEMQGSGADASILVAGQRRGGKPRLYLIYSAGNFIEATEDTPFFQIGEHKYGKPILDRIIKRDTTLEDATKAVLVSMDSTLRSNLSVGMPLDLNVIERDKFDFRVRTRIEADNEEFQLLSHSWSATLRKGFEGLPNVMD; encoded by the coding sequence ATGACCTATTGTGTGGCGGTGCGCGTAGACCGGGGACTGGTCATGCTGTCGGACACCCGCACCAATGCGGGCATGGACAATATCGCACGTTTTCGGAAGAGCTTTACCTACAGCGTGCCGGGTGAGCGGGCGATGGTCCTGATGTGTTCGGGCAACCTGTCAATCACGCAGGGCGTGAAGACGAAGCTCGGCCGCGCGATCAAGGATTCACAATTCGATCCCGAAGTTGAAAGCATCCTCAATTGCGCGACGATGCACCGGGCCGCGCAACTGGTCGGTGATGCGATGTGTGAGATGCAGCACCATTATCGCAGCACGATCGAGATGCAGGGGTCGGGCGCGGACGCATCGATCCTGGTCGCAGGGCAGCGCCGTGGCGGCAAGCCGCGCCTATACCTGATTTATTCGGCCGGGAATTTCATAGAGGCGACCGAGGACACGCCCTTCTTCCAGATTGGCGAGCATAAATATGGCAAGCCGATCCTGGACCGCATCATCAAGCGGGATACCACGCTGGAAGATGCGACGAAGGCTGTGCTGGTGTCCATGGATTCGACGCTGCGGTCCAACCTGTCGGTGGGCATGCCGCTGGACCTCAACGTGATCGAGCGGGACAAGTTCGACTTCCGGGTTCGTACACGGATTGAAGCGGATAATGAGGAATTCCAGCTGCTGTCACACAGTTGGTCGGCGACGCTGCGCAAGGGGTTCGAGGGGCTGCCCAACGTGATGGATTGA
- a CDS encoding site-specific integrase — protein MKSDLLQPGPRRWLTNSVFSSVEEEYVSYLRAGRYHPHTVRVYFACVAHFAKWTTEEGLDIALIDEAAQWRFLDTHVPSCDCPYPVRKVHHELRVAIRHLLRVLRAQRRIAAIEQRGWLDGELAAFDRYMRDVGGLADTTRRQRIHIIRRLLLERFGDGEIDPEKLDPAVVRRFVIGEGRCWSSGAVRVAGGTVGCYFKFRKMLGDDVGRLLQAIPRAAHWRLAELPDVLSPTQIDEVLASFDDHLPSRRRAYAMVRCVTDLGLRCSEVVKLRLDDVDWRNGIIRIARTKTHFTDSLPLPVATGDAIADYLRHERPKTSNRAIFVRHVAPYDVPIRAGVAKHAVIAAFARCGLDRTDPHILRHSIASRLLSDGTPMKHIADILRHRSLDTSKIYTKIDLRRLSAVAMPWPGRAS, from the coding sequence ATGAAGTCTGATCTATTGCAGCCGGGTCCGCGCCGCTGGCTGACGAACAGTGTCTTTTCGTCCGTGGAGGAGGAGTATGTCTCTTATCTTCGAGCGGGCCGATATCATCCGCACACAGTGCGAGTGTATTTTGCTTGCGTCGCGCATTTCGCGAAGTGGACGACCGAGGAAGGCTTGGACATCGCGCTGATCGATGAGGCGGCGCAATGGAGGTTCCTGGATACCCATGTGCCGTCTTGCGATTGCCCTTACCCGGTCCGCAAGGTGCACCACGAGTTGCGCGTGGCTATCCGGCACCTTCTGCGTGTGCTTCGTGCCCAAAGGCGGATTGCGGCGATCGAACAGAGGGGCTGGCTCGATGGTGAACTGGCGGCCTTCGATCGCTACATGCGCGATGTCGGTGGCCTGGCGGACACAACGCGGCGGCAGCGGATCCATATCATTCGCCGGCTGCTCCTTGAGCGGTTCGGTGATGGCGAGATTGATCCTGAGAAGCTCGACCCGGCAGTCGTCCGGCGCTTTGTCATCGGCGAAGGCCGTTGTTGGAGTAGTGGCGCCGTGCGTGTCGCTGGCGGCACAGTTGGATGTTATTTCAAGTTTCGCAAGATGTTGGGCGATGATGTCGGTCGGCTCTTGCAGGCGATTCCGCGGGCCGCGCATTGGCGCCTGGCGGAGTTGCCCGACGTGTTGTCGCCAACCCAGATTGACGAGGTTCTCGCGTCATTCGACGATCATCTGCCCTCACGGCGGCGCGCTTACGCAATGGTCAGATGCGTCACCGATCTCGGGCTACGATGTTCCGAGGTCGTAAAACTTCGCCTCGACGACGTCGATTGGCGCAACGGGATCATTCGTATAGCCAGGACCAAGACGCATTTCACCGACAGCCTTCCATTGCCGGTGGCCACCGGCGACGCCATCGCAGACTATTTGCGCCATGAGCGGCCGAAGACCAGTAACCGTGCGATTTTCGTTCGCCATGTAGCGCCGTATGACGTCCCGATCAGGGCGGGCGTCGCCAAGCATGCGGTGATCGCGGCTTTCGCACGATGCGGATTGGATCGGACTGATCCCCACATCCTTCGTCACAGCATCGCGAGCCGCCTGCTCAGCGACGGCACGCCCATGAAGCACATCGCCGATATCCTGCGTCACCGTAGCCTCGACACGTCGAAGATTTACACCAAGATCGATCTCCGTCGGCTGTCGGCCGTGGCCATGCCCTGGCCAGGGAGGGCCTCATGA
- the tnpA gene encoding IS66-like element accessory protein TnpA → MTMPCDDAGTSKVQRFEVFTGAGQRRDWPPEVKAAIIAESYSKQETVCAVARRHGLSPSQLFTWRRQLRKQMEARGVALPVAPTMAPAFVPAIIEEPPSIEPAPAKRPRKQARAKDSAVELEIDGVAVKIGRGADAGVIAAVIEALRATR, encoded by the coding sequence ATGACGATGCCATGTGACGATGCTGGCACCAGCAAGGTTCAGCGGTTCGAGGTTTTCACCGGTGCAGGCCAGCGGCGGGACTGGCCGCCCGAAGTGAAGGCCGCGATCATCGCGGAGAGCTATTCCAAGCAGGAGACGGTCTGCGCCGTTGCTCGTCGGCACGGTCTTAGCCCATCGCAGCTATTCACCTGGCGGCGGCAGCTGCGCAAGCAGATGGAGGCCCGCGGCGTTGCGCTGCCGGTCGCCCCTACGATGGCGCCCGCGTTCGTCCCCGCGATTATCGAGGAGCCGCCGTCGATCGAACCGGCTCCGGCGAAGCGCCCGCGGAAGCAGGCGCGTGCAAAGGACAGCGCGGTCGAGCTGGAGATCGACGGAGTGGCAGTGAAGATCGGCCGCGGTGCCGATGCCGGCGTCATCGCTGCGGTGATCGAAGCGCTCAGGGCGACGCGATGA
- a CDS encoding acyl carrier protein → MRAGNFMPVDRTSDVTNAMRDLLRDVLGLAQDRVDSFDADTPLFGALPELDSMAVATLLTEMEDRLGILIEDDDIDGDTFETFGTLTAFAETKVGD, encoded by the coding sequence ATGCGGGCGGGAAACTTTATGCCGGTCGACCGGACAAGCGACGTAACAAACGCGATGCGCGATCTGCTGCGCGACGTGCTGGGACTGGCACAGGACCGCGTCGATTCATTCGATGCAGACACGCCCCTGTTCGGCGCGCTCCCGGAACTGGATTCCATGGCCGTCGCCACGCTGCTCACCGAAATGGAAGACCGCCTTGGCATCCTGATCGAGGATGACGACATCGACGGCGACACATTCGAGACCTTCGGCACGCTGACAGCCTTTGCGGAGACAAAGGTCGGCGACTGA
- a CDS encoding tyrosine-type recombinase/integrase: MMSITMTAQVEAYLAERTSLGFRGDGPNASQLRSFGSFFDSSGHQGSLTSDLAIEWAKGHARGSEPRAWARRLDILRPFAAYLLREDPATEFPQAQIFGRSQRRATPHIYTEDEISALLAAARRLDPEGGLRPAAFEAFYGLIAATGLRVSEAIKLRCADVDLGSRCLTVRMTKFSKSRHVPLHATVAVALADYLGMRDRFLPRVAEDPFFVSTPSRSLKKRAVHWTFQKLRDEAAIVARGAYRNVRIHDLRHTFICRRIQRWQAEGVDIDNAIAALSTYVGHAKVSDTYWYLTGIPDLMATAGNRFESFAFGEAVHD, encoded by the coding sequence ATGATGTCGATTACCATGACAGCGCAGGTAGAGGCCTACCTTGCCGAGCGTACATCGCTGGGCTTCCGTGGAGATGGGCCGAACGCCAGCCAGCTTCGATCCTTCGGCAGTTTCTTCGATAGTTCTGGCCACCAGGGTTCGCTGACATCGGACCTAGCCATTGAGTGGGCAAAGGGGCATGCGCGAGGCAGTGAACCGCGAGCGTGGGCGCGCCGGCTCGACATACTTCGGCCTTTCGCCGCCTACCTTCTGCGGGAAGATCCGGCCACTGAGTTCCCGCAGGCCCAGATATTCGGCAGGTCCCAGCGCAGGGCCACGCCCCATATCTACACTGAGGACGAGATCTCGGCGTTGCTTGCAGCGGCACGTCGCCTCGACCCAGAAGGTGGCCTGCGGCCTGCTGCGTTCGAAGCCTTTTATGGACTGATTGCCGCAACCGGCCTGCGCGTTTCCGAAGCGATCAAGCTGCGCTGCGCCGATGTGGACCTCGGAAGTCGATGTTTGACGGTCCGGATGACGAAGTTCAGCAAATCGCGGCATGTGCCGCTCCACGCCACCGTCGCCGTTGCGCTCGCCGACTATCTTGGCATGCGGGACCGCTTCCTGCCACGCGTGGCTGAGGATCCATTTTTCGTCTCGACCCCATCACGATCGCTAAAAAAGCGTGCGGTACATTGGACATTCCAGAAGTTGCGCGACGAAGCCGCCATCGTTGCCCGCGGTGCCTATCGCAACGTTCGCATCCATGACCTCCGGCACACATTTATCTGCAGGCGCATTCAACGGTGGCAAGCTGAGGGTGTCGATATCGACAATGCGATCGCGGCCCTCTCAACCTACGTCGGTCATGCAAAGGTGTCAGACACCTACTGGTATTTGACCGGCATCCCGGATTTGATGGCCACCGCAGGCAACCGCTTCGAGAGTTTTGCTTTCGGGGAGGCGGTTCATGACTGA